The genomic window GGCCACCTCAGGATGAGGGCGGCGTATGGAAGGTTTGCAGTTGGACGGGTTCGGAGAGAGAATCAGGCCTTGCGGGCGACCGTGAAGCGGGCGGCGTCCCGGAGCACCCGCGCCCGCTCGCCCCAGGGGGCGACCGCCTCCTCGCACAGGGCGACCAGCCGGTCGCACTCGGCGCGCGCGCCGTCGAGGCCGAGGCGGTCGACTAGGGTCGCCTTGCCCGCGTCCTTGTCCTTGCCGGTGGCCTTGCCCATCGCCTCGGGCGAGGCCTCCCGGTCGAGGATGTCGTCGGCGACCTGGAAGGCCTGACCCAGCGCCTTGCCGTAGCGCAGCAGCGCGGCCCGCTCGTCCGCGCCCGCGCCGCCGACCAGCGCGCCGGCCTCGACGGAGAAGGCGAGGATCGCCCCGGTCTTCATCGCCTGCATCCGCAGGGTGTCGTCGATGTCCATGCTCGCCGGGCCGAAGCGTCCCTCGGCCGAGAGGTCGAGGAGCTGGCCGCCGACCATGCCGCCGAGGCCCGAGGCCCGGGCGAGGCCGAGCACCAGCTCGGCGCGGATCGCCGGATCGGGCTGCCAGCGCGGGTCGGCGGTGACCTCGAAGGCGAGGGTCTGGAGG from Methylorubrum populi includes these protein-coding regions:
- a CDS encoding polyprenyl synthetase family protein translates to MTSTQAPHPSVKADAYTGDFTHRLARVADTVETFLVDRLGPDLQPGEIARPPRLMEAMRHAVLGGGKRLRPFLAIETARMLGGREAAALAAGAGVELVHCYSLVHDDLPAMDDDDLRRGKPTVHKAYDEATAILVGDALQTLAFEVTADPRWQPDPAIRAELVLGLARASGLGGMVGGQLLDLSAEGRFGPASMDIDDTLRMQAMKTGAILAFSVEAGALVGGAGADERAALLRYGKALGQAFQVADDILDREASPEAMGKATGKDKDAGKATLVDRLGLDGARAECDRLVALCEEAVAPWGERARVLRDAARFTVARKA